The Methyloceanibacter stevinii DNA segment CAAAGGCCTGATTTTGCGACTGTGTAAGTAAAGTGATGGGGGTTCAGCGCGTGAACCTTCTGATCGATCAGATTGATGACATTGCCCTCGACCCCGTCCGGCAGGGCCTTGGCGAAGGCTTTGGTCAGGAAAACCGGCGCACGGAGGTTCACCTCGTGATGCTGCGTCCAGCCGGTCTCGTCGAAATCGTCCGGCCAGTCCCAGGAGAAACAGGCGGCGTTGTTCACGAGGCAGGTCACTGGGCCGAGGGCCTTGGCGCTGTCCTCGATCAGGCTCGGCAAGGCCTGGATCTCCGACAGATCGGCCTGAACGGCTGCCGCACGTCCGCCGAAAGCCTCGATTTCCGCCACAAGGCTGCGCGCGTCCGCCTCGGAGGTCTGAAAGTGGATCGCGACTCGCCACCCGGTGCGCGCCAGGTCTTCCGCGATGGCCCGGCCCAAGCGGCGGGCGGCGCCTGTCACCAATGCACAGGCTTCCAAGGGGTTGGCGGCCATAGTGTCCTTCGAGTCGTAGGCTGCTGCCGGAAATATCGGAAAAAACCCGCCAAGCGGGTCCCAACCAAGTGGGATCGGCACTCTATGGGAGCGAAATCTGGCGAACAAGACGTGGTGCGGG contains these protein-coding regions:
- a CDS encoding SDR family oxidoreductase — its product is MAANPLEACALVTGAARRLGRAIAEDLARTGWRVAIHFQTSEADARSLVAEIEAFGGRAAAVQADLSEIQALPSLIEDSAKALGPVTCLVNNAACFSWDWPDDFDETGWTQHHEVNLRAPVFLTKAFAKALPDGVEGNVINLIDQKVHALNPHHFTYTVAKSGLWTATRTLAQALAPQIRVNAIAPGPVLPFEGQSDEDFARECRDTLLKRPVPMSDITATVRFLLETGSITGQMIALDGGRHLNWRADAG